In Ischnura elegans chromosome 6, ioIscEleg1.1, whole genome shotgun sequence, one genomic interval encodes:
- the LOC124161425 gene encoding uncharacterized protein LOC124161425, with protein sequence MDTAAAFNDVSTASVTSAADAGVNIPLDRDSTLMGLLTCSTSSSPSTSSTSSVRQKLLDTQSSNEFLKKEEMEDGVKFKILKVEKIGTRFGEKLMGKLMVNGRMRKLILPSIFTLTEKEIMMYNYGGDEVYVFKKNNLIKIDSKSDYCFSIFSGSVADANIEVVSI encoded by the exons ATGGATACTGCTGCTGCCTTTAACGACGTCTCCACCGCTTCTGTGACCTCCGCTGCAGACGCTGGCGTCAATATTCCCTTGGACAGGGACTCCACCTTAATGGG ATTGCTGACCTGTTCAACATCGTCGTctccttctacctcttccaccTCTTCA GTTCGCCAGAAATTATTGGACACCCAATCGTCCAATGAATTTCTGAAGAAGGAGGAAATGGAAGATGGTGTTAAATTCAAAATCCTAAAGGTCGAGAAAATAGGCACTCGCTTTGGGGAGAAGCTGATGGGGAAGCTAATGGTTAACGGAAGAATGAGAAAGTTAATTCTTCCCAGTATTTTTACTTTGACAGAGAAGGAAATAATGATGTATAATTATGGAGGGGACGaagtttatgtatttaaaaaaaacaatttaattaaaattga TTCCAAAAGTGATTACTGCTTCAGCATCTTTTCTGGTTCCGTAGCAGATGCAAATATTGAAGTAGTCTCCATATGA